GCAAAATGGAAGATTAAAAAAGGGCTGGGCAGTGTGTTTGTGTGAGCGCGTGCAAGGTCCGCACACCTGCATGtgtatatgaatgaataaagtcaTTCAATcctttccccccccccaagattttatttttaagtaatctctacaccagagatgcctgggtagctcagtcaggtaagtgtctgcctttggcttaggtcaggatcccagggtcttgggatggagtcccgcatctggctctttgctgaggagggagcctccTACTACCTCTGCTTgttgctacccctgcttgttccttcacattctctctctctctctctctaacaaataaataaataaaatctttaaaaaaagtaatttctacaccaaATGTGGGTCTTGAACCTACAAtctagagatcaagagtcacatgttccaccaactgagccagccaagcaccccaagTCATTCAATCCTTATGAATTCATGAATTAAAtatttcacaggtgagaaaaaGGTGTAATTAGATAGTTTGTCTAATGCTCCAGAGTTAGTAAGAGGTGAAGGAGACTTTGAAGACAAATCCTCCCAGGAAAGTGATCTTAAAGACCTAGAAGCTCAGGTTCtattttgtgggaaaaaaattttttttcttgtctatttACACAGTAATGTAAGATGAGATTAGTGGTAAAAAAGGTATACCTTAATAGAATATTAGGGTGAGAAGGGGCAAAAGGAAAGTATCTTGAAATATCCCCCAATAGTTCCTGAGCACCAGTTAGAAATCTATCCACCTGAATAAACCCCTTTTCATAcctgatttccttttttccccctagattcttttatttgtttgtttatttatttatttatttatttatttgagagagagagaggagaaggagaaggggcacagggagagggagaagcaaactccccgctaaacagggagcttgacatggggctccatcccaagaccctgagatcatgacctaagcaaaaggcagatgtttaatggactgagccacccaggcaccctcatacCTGATTTCcttttaacaaatgtttgttaagcatctactGAATACCCAGTTCCACGAGTAGTAAAAACAATAATTATTAATACAATGCTGAGATTATGTTATAACAAAGTGATAGATACATTGATAGATATACagttaattgttttaaatatcaGACAATGAGTTATCAAGGTCAGGCTTAGGAAGTCTTAAGTTGTAAATGCTCTGGAagttcagagaaaggaaaattccaTGTCAGTCTCCGGAGGCTTCCTGGGGGAAGGTGAAGTTGGAGTCACGTCTTAGAGGAGAAGGTGTAAGGGTGAAGCAGCATAATACACTGTCCATGCCTAGGTCCAGGAAGTTAATTAAATACAAATTCAGACAAGAGTTAAGTTTAGAAGGCCATACACTGAATAGGTAAGAGCACAACATCTGGAACACTGCAGAAGAAATCCTGACTGCCACCTACTTGCTATATGACTTTAGACAATTACCTGAGCTCTTTAAACCTCAATTTcagggtgcctgtctggctcagctggaagagcataTCACTCTGGatcttgggtcatgagttcaagccccacattgggtgtagagattactaaaaataagtaaacttaaataaataaataaataaaccttagtTTCCTacctgaaaaatggggataataaaaggCCTATGGCATATTGGTTAGGTTATCCAGCCTTGAACCCTTCCTCTCCTATTCTGGTAACCTCTTCCTTTGGGTAGTGTTGGTGAAAACTAGGCCCTGAGCAACCAAGGTAAATGAGTTCATGTGACCTGGGCTTGGCCACTAGGTGCAGCCTCCAAGAGCTTTGACTCTTGGTCAAAAGATGCaaagatcagggcgcctgggtggcatggtcagttgagcatccaactcttggttttggcacaggtcatgatctcatggtcatgattgcatggtcatgggattgagcccagagtcaagccccacatcaaccTCCGAGATCATCATGGAgtatgcttgggattctctttccctctccctctgctgttcctgctcattcattctctctctctctctctctccccctctctctctgaaacggataaataaatcctaaaaaaaaaaaaatgcaaagatgaAAGGATAGTCAGAATTCATTCATAACACGTATATCCTGGCTTTATGATTCCTGCTGAAAAACAGTTGTACTTCCTATTTCCTGTCTTCAAAGAGTGTCTTGCTTCCTGCTCATTTTCCAAAGTTGCCCCTTCTGTCTCTAACAGGTTCTGTGAGCCCCTTATATTCTAATAAATTTCACTTTTCCTTAAGATAGGCTATTTCTGTAACTATTCTATAACTCTTAGCCAAAAGGTTTCTAAGGGATATCACACACATAGACATGTGCTCACTCAGGCTTACTCATTCCTTCACCAAACATCTATTGAAGTCTTTCTCTGTGCCAAGCTCTAATTTGAAAGtgaggatacaaagatgaaagaaATCCTATGACAACTAAGAACAGCTGGAGGAGGAGCAAATTTGGGCAGGAAGGTGATGGTTAGGGCATGTTGAGATTGAAATGTCTGTGAGACATTCAGCCAGAAATATTTAGTAGACATGTAGGTACCCTTTTTTGGAGCTCAGCCGAGATACCTAGGTtgtagataaatatttttgagcgATTGGCTTAGGGGTAATTGTTCAAATAAAGAGGgcgaaagaaagaaagggaggagggaaggatggaaggaaggaaggaaagaaggagggagggaaggaaggaaggaaataaataggggtgcctgggtggctcagtaggtttgagattctctctccctctccctctgccccaccctcgtgctctctctgtctctaaaataaataaataagcccttttctaaaaagaaagaaagaggaaagggccCGTGATAGAATTTAAATACCAACATTTATTGATGAACCAAatactatctttaaaaaagaggaaaacaacagGAGAAAGTACCATGGAAATCACAGGAGGGACTTTCAAAAAGGAGGTCATCAAACTtctcaaagagaaaaggaaataaaactatacttgaggggggcgcctgggtggctcagtgggttaaagcctctgccttcggctcaggtcatgatcccaggaccctgggatcgagtcccacatcggactccttgcttggcggggagcctgcttcttcctctgcctctgcctgccactctgtctgactgtgcttgcttgctctctttctaacaaattagaagaaaaaaatctaaaataaaaaaataaaaataaaaatatatacttgagggcgcctgggtggctcagtgggttaagccactgccttcagctcaggtcatgatctcagggtcctgggatggagtcccacatcaggctctctgctcagcagggagcctgcttcctcctctctctctctgcctgcctctctgcctacttgtaatctctctctgtcaaataaataaataaaatctttaaaaatatatatatatatatatatacttgaagACCTCAGGAACATCTACCACAGGTGATTTGAGGAATAAATAGGAGAGAAAGTGGAGGTAGCAAATGCTAGAGGATCTTTGCAAGAAACTGGCCttaaagggaagaggagaggaagtcaCAGCGATAGAGGTGGGGAGATGAGGATGAAAGAGTgacttctggggcgcctgagtggctcagtggataaagcccctgactttggctcaggtcatgatctcagagtcctgggatccaaccccacatcaggctctctctcagcagggagcctgcttccccctctctctctgcctgcctctctgcctacttgtgatctctgtcaaataaataaataaaatcttaaaaaaaaaaaaagtgacgggcgcctgggtggctcagtgggttaagccgctgccttcggctcaggtcatgatctcagggtcctgggatcagtccggcatcaggctctctgctcagcagggagcctgcttcctcctctctctctctctctctctgcctgcctctctgcctacttgtgacctctctctgtcaaataaataaataaaatcttaaaaaaaaaaaaaaagtgacttccaAGACCAAACAGACTGGAGAATGTTTCTATGCTGAAAGCAAGAGGACAGAAGGAGGCTGATGAAATAGAAATGGATGAAAATTCTCACTGAAGTTGTTGgcggaaggagagagaagcagggttcaTCAAGAGGAATTGTGTTTGGAGGGAGAAGGAATACACTTGAGAGGGCAGTTGGGTCGGAAGGACTCCTACATATCAAGTTGGAGGTGTTGCTAGAGACTGTTTAGTGCCTCTAAactgtgttttaattttgttttctagcaAAGTCTTAGTTTTGGTGATGAATTGTTGTTATAGTAAAGAGGTATGGTGCAAGGACTCTGGACTCAGATTGCTTGTGATGGAAATCCCACCTCTCCCTCTACCCGCTGAAGAGCCCTTTGATTTTGGTCaattcacttaacctctctgtgcttcgtcGTAACTGTGCCAGGGGCTTGTtagcgggggtggggaggtggggggggtggttctgTAAGTATTAACTGTTATTATTATGTTCCATTAGATAGTCAACCCACTAGATAGCTCCGTGAGGTtgaagttttctgttttgttcaggCCTCCCTACACCGTCGGGAACTTAGCAGGTGCTTGAGAAAAATTTCATGACCAGCTGGGGTGAAAAAGAGAGgcttggaaggaaggaaagccttGGGAGTGTGACACTTGCAGTTCAGGGATCAGCCTGAGAGATTCCTGAGTAAGACTCTGCGCTTCCCCGGGCTTGAGGCGTTGGCCTACAACGCGACTCAAGGAGCGTGGGTAGTACTGGCAAGAAAGGAGGCGCTGAGACCCTTGGGTGCTCGGGAGGCTCCTCCCCCGCGAGGCTACCGTGGCTCCGCCCCCTGGAGGGCGGGGTCGCGCCGGCGGGGCGTGAACCGGGTGAGACGGAGCCGACTACCCGGGCCTGGCGTCCGCCCACCTCATCGACGGGGGACGGAAGTCTCGGCCCGGCACTGTGTGCAGCCGGCAACCCACGACCGAGCGCCGAGCCTCGCCCCATAGGGCGGCCAGGCCCGGTCGTGCACCCTCGCGGGCGAACTATGAAGCGTATGGGGACTCTGCGGCTGCTTTCCGACCTCAGCCACTTTAGCGGCGCGGGCCGGCTCCGGGAGTTGCTGGCCGGGGACCCAGCCGTAAGAGTCCGCTGCAGCCCGGACGGCCGTCACCTGCTGCTCCTGCGACCCCCGGGGGCGCCGAGCCCACAGCTGCTGGTCGCGGCGCGTGGCCCCAGCGCGGAGCTGGAGCGTGCCTGGCCGGCCGGCCACACCTCACCGCTAGATGCCTTCTTCCTGCCGTGGCCGGCGCGACCGGCGCTAGTCCTGGTGTGGGAAAGTGGCCTAACCGAGGTGTGGGGCGCGGGAGTGGGGCCTGGCTGGCGGCTGCTGCGGAGCACCGAGCTGTGTCCGGGCGGTGGAGCCCGCGTGGTGGCCGTGGCGGCGTCCCGAGGCCGCCTGGTGTGGTGCGAGGAGCGGCAGGATGGCGCTGAGGGCTGGCAAGGGCCGCCTGCTGCTTTCAGCCACTGCGTGTGCTTCCGAACCCTGGAGCCCAGCGGGGAGGCCGGCACCAACCTGGGCCGCACACACATCCTGCTGCACCACTGCCCCTCTTTCGGACTACTGGCCTCCCGCAAGGACCTCTTCCTGGTGCCCACTGCCACTACTTGGCCTGGCGTGAGTCACATTCTGCTCATCTGGAGCCCAGGCAAGGGCAAGGTGGTGGTGGCTGCCCCATGTCTTGGCCTCTCCCACAGTCAGAGCCTGAATCCCGGACGAGGGGACACATGGGACTTCCGGACACTGCTCCGAGGTCTTCCTGGGCTGCTGTCCCCCATGAAGCCATTGACTGTACATACCTGGGCCCCAACTCCCCAGGGACTGTTATTGCTTGACTTCAGGGGCACTGTGAGCCTGGTGCAATCCCATGGTGGTACGCGGGCTGTGGGCACACTGCAGGAGGCACCTGCAGGCCTGGCAGGGTCTGCAGCACTGGGAACATTTCATGGGACTCTGGCTTGTGTGCTGGGCTCCACGTTGGAACTGCTGGACATGGGCAGCGGGCAGCTGCTGGAGAGGAAGGTCCTAAGTACAGACCGAGTACATTTACtggcacccccagcccctggcatggAGGATGAGGAAGAGCTGGAGATCCGAGGGGGTCTTCGTTTGCTTTCAGCCTTGGGTCTGTTTCGAGTAGGCTGGGAAGCCCCACAGGGCCTTGAGGTGCCTTCAGCTGAGGACCTGGTGTTCGAGGAGGCCTGCGAGTACTACCAGCGACGGAGCCTGCGGGGTACCCAGCTCACCCCGGAGGAACTGAGACACAACAGCACATTCCGGGCACCTCAGGCTCTGGCCTCCATTCTCCAGGGACATGTGTCCCCATCTACACTGTTGACCACACTGAGGGCTGAGCTTCGAGATTACCGGGCCTTAGATCAGCTCAAAGCCCACCTGGTGGCTGGGGATGATGAGGAAGCTGGCTGGACTGAGCTGGCAGAGCACGAAGTGGCACGCTTGCTGAGGACGGAACTGGTGGGAGACCAGCTGGCCCAGCTCAACACAGTTTTCCAAGCCCTTCCTACAGCAGCCTGGGGTGCCATCCTCAGGGCCCTGCAGCTCCAGCCAGACGGGAATGGCAGGTTGAGGTCCCATGCTCCCCCTGATGTGTGGAAGAAGGTACTAGGAGGTTCTTCAGCTGCAAAGGAACCCCCCAATGGGATACTGCCCGTCTTTGAACTTCTGTGCCAGTGCCTCTGCCGGCTGGAGCCGCAATGGCTGCCACCCTTTGTGGAACTGGCACAGCAGCAaggtgggccaggctggggggcgggggcccCGGGGCTGCCCCTGTATCGTCGAGCCCTGGCAGTCCTAGGTGAGGAGGGGACCAGATCTGAGGCgctggagctggagctgctcTTGGGCAGTGGGCGGCCCAAAGCTGTGCTCCAAGCTGTGAGGCAGCTTGTCCAAAAGGAGCAGTGGGAGCGGGCTCTAGAAGCAGGCCTGGCCCTAGGCCCCTCCAGTCCCCTGCTTCGAAGTGAGATCTTCAAACTGCTGTTGGCCGAATTTGCCCGGCACCGTCGACTTGATGCTcacctccctctcctttgccGCCTGTGCCCACCAGACTTGGCTCCAGCTGAGCTCCTGCTTCTACTACGGACACACCTCCCAGATGATTCAGACCCCCTTACCCCATTCCCTGAGCCAGGAACAGAGCCTCCTCTCACCGTGGGCTTGCTCAAAACCCTGCTGGAGCAGACTGGGGCTCAAGGACGGCCCTCGGGCCCAATTCTAAGCCTGTATGAGGACATCCTATGGGACCCAGgcactccaccccccaccccacctcggGGACCTATGACTACCCTCCAGGCATCAGACCACTCAGGCTTGGAGGCCTGGGCACCATCTGGACAGGGCCTCTGTGTGACTGACACAGGCTGAAATTCATTTCTAGGACACAGCAATCAGGGAAGGTGCCTAGGAGCTGGCCCAGAGCCAGGGTGGGTCCTACGCGTGCAATACTTTTCTCTCTTCTAGagcaatcttaaaatatatatatatgataaatgtatgatttaatatatatatttggtctgaCCTCAGGTTATTGTGCTAGtgcagagctcctaaaacccttggaatttcctgagtgataggaGGGTGCCTTTTGTTATTCATAAGGAGCTTCTTTAGGTCACATTAGCATTTATGCTAATGAGGTAACTTAAGGTGGGGACACCCACCTGAAAGACCAAGGGAggagagggttggaactttcagccctATCTCCAGCATCCTGGGAGGCCAGTGGGGCTAGAGATTGAACTCTATAGAAACTCCTGAATGAGGAAATTCTGTGAGAGCACAtggaggtgctgggagggtgAAACCCCCCAGAGAAGACATGGGAGCTGCACacacgcccctccccccaacctgtGCCTTGCCCTATGGATCACTTCCATCATGCTATTCCTTTGTAATAAACTTATAAATGTCATTAAAGTATCTCCCCAaattctgtgagccattctagcaaatcgTCAAACCAGGTTGTAGCATGCGAATGCCCAGTTTCTAGCCAGTGGGTCAGAAGCACAGTGACTTGCAACTGGCATTGGAAGGGGGgtcagtcttgtgggactgagaccTTAACCTTTGGATCCTGCTCTAACCCCGGGTAGTTCCTGTAAGAATTGAATTGACATGTGAGAcccccatccaagtactaaccaggcctgaccctgctcaaggtagctcagttggttgagggactgccttcagctcaggtcatatgacaatcctggagtcctggaatagagtcccacattcctgctccctgttcagcaaggggtctgctgctccctctgaccttcccccatctcatgcttgctctcattctctctctcaaataagtaaaatcttgaaaaaaagaagaaaaggacacCCAGTTGGTATCTTTAGAGAATTAGTTGTCAGTGTTGGAAAGCACTTCAGAAATACACATACAAGCTGTGTGTTTTTGAACAGCTGagggtctcagggttgtgggtaaTGGAGGGAGTAGCTGAATCTGAATTTGTTGGCTGAAGTGACCACttctattaataaaataattaacatttataagtATTTAATATATGCCAGATACTCTGCTGGTCTTTAAAAATTCCCACATTTAATGCTTCTGATAACCCCAGAGGAAAAGTGCTAATAGTATCCACATTTTTACAAGTGAAGAAATAAAGGGTTAGAAAGATTACTTGACCAAGGCCAGGCAGCTAAAAAGTAGCAACTCAAAGATTTGAGCCACTTCACTGTACAGCCCAATAGCTGCTACCTGCTTGGGCTTGAATGCATTCCTCTTTCCTGGTTTAATGCTAGCTGTGTCACATGTTGTGAGGACGGGGATCTGCAGAGCTGCACGCATTCTTCCCCCCAAGACTTCTGAAACCGGGTAGGAATTGTTttgggctctggggccatgccCTGGGATTCCTGGAGCAGCCCTGGTTGAGGGGAGGAGCTGCCACAGACAGCAGAGCTACATGCAGACCCCTTTGGTTTAGGAATGAGAGGCACTGAAgcagggttgctgggaggacCCACATTTCTGCTGACTCCCTAAGAAATAAAAGTATCTCTAACACTGATGTCCATTACCTGGATTTAGTTGCAGGATTACCTCTAAAGAGGgcttccctggggcacctgggtggctcagtggggtaaagcctctgccttcagctcaggtcatgatcccagggtcttgggtcaagccccacatcgtgctctctgcttagcggggagcctgcttcctcctgtctctctctctgcctgcctctctgcctacttttgatctctgtctgtcaaataaataaataaaatctttaaaaaaataaaaaaataataatagagagGGCTTCCCTGCCCACATCTGTTCAGGTGACCTCATAGCCTGGTTCTGGGCTTAGGGTGGGGCCCTGGGTGCTGCTAATCACCATCATCCTGGGCCCCCAGCCATTCCTTGTCCAAGGCTTGGGACCAACATAAGGACCACCATTCAGCTTCATCCTCAGCCGGGACCGACAGCTTAGAATTTGCTCAGCCTCCTCCTGGGCTTAAAGTGGCTCTTAGGCTCCTATGGGACTAGGGACAGGTCCCCAGTCTCTCTGGGAAAGGGGGGCAGCCCCTCAGGTTTGTCCAGGGCTGGTGTTACTCCTCAGTCTCATGGAGGTCCTGAGCTGGCTTGTCTGCACAGCCAAGTTCCAAGATGGCTCCTCAGCCTTACTAAAGCCTAGGGATGGTACGGATGGCCTCCGTCCTCACCTTCAAGCCAGGTTATTACCAACACTAGTCAAGCTACTGGCCCTTAAGCTACTGCTCCTCACAGAGGCCCAGAACTAGGGAGGGCCTAGTCATCCCTCAGCCTCCACCTCCGCCCCTTCCTGGCTTGGGAGgggctcttcctcctcttctaggTTTTGAGACTAGACCCATTTGGCTTCTCAGAGAGAAACTGGAAATGGACAAAAGCAGGGATCCTCTTCTTGTTCATAATCCTGCTGAATGGTGGTTGTTTATTCTCAGCCTAAGATTTGGCTTGGGTCTCTGAGCTCAGAAGAAAAGGAATTGTACTCAGTGGGCTCCTGAGAGCATGAAAAGAAGAAGCGAACCaggctttttttttgggggggggggagttgtaTGGCTCAAGGAAGTTCCTTAGGGCGCCCACTAGTAGGGCCTCTAGGTGGGGAACCACCCAGCATGGCACCTCTTAGGGGAGCAAGGGGGCATAGATGGAAACTTGCTCCTGCTCTTACAGACTGGCCACTTGTTTGCTGTTGTCCTTGCTTATGCCCCACCTCCAATGTAGGAGGTACAAGTGATCCTGAACCATGTGTCAGGACTTTGGAGAACAGCTTAGGGATGCAGATATTATTGTGGACTGGGTTCTGGTAGAGTGTGTGAGGCCATCAGAGAGATGACTCAGATGTGATCATCAAAGGACTCTGAATAGGTGAGTGGAGATCCCAAGTCTGAGGTCATTGGTTGGTAGGGAATGTTCTAGGGCCAGAGGTAGAGAGGATCCCTGGACAGGATGTTGGAACCTGGGGAAACAGGTGATCTAAGAGATGAGGTCTTTGATCTTGggtgtctgggtaaagaggggaGATCTAGGGCTGAGTTTTGAGCAATGGACAAGGTCCCAGGTCCATGGCCCCTGGACAGAGGGAAGTAGGAGGGCCTGAGGTCCCTGGGTGAGGGAGAGGGCCCTAGGCCAGTGGGTAGGAGAATTTCCACAGGGAGTTGTCCCCTTTGGAGCTCTCTGATGTCACTGGATAAGTGAGGGAGAGGACCTTAGGCATTTCTACAGGGAGGCGTCACCTTTGGAACTCTCTGATAATTCACTAGGCAGATGCCTCTAGAAAGCTTGAAGGTGAAGTTAAAGGTAGCCAGGACCAGAATGCAGTCtgggcaaaggaaagaaagtaaagccTAAGGCTCCTCTACCTGCCTATATGGGCCTGGAGTCCAATCCTTCCTTTTTCATCTCCCTACTGCATACCAACATTCCCAGTTCCagcctcctacttccccgccctCACCAGGAAATCCCTTTTTGACCGAAGACTGCAAGTTCTACACCACCCAATGGTGGACCACAGGACTACAGCCACCACAGTCTTTTCCAGCCTGCGGAAGCCAAAGACCAGAGCCTCACC
This Neovison vison isolate M4711 chromosome 2, ASM_NN_V1, whole genome shotgun sequence DNA region includes the following protein-coding sequences:
- the HPS6 gene encoding Hermansky-Pudlak syndrome 6 protein; this translates as MKRMGTLRLLSDLSHFSGAGRLRELLAGDPAVRVRCSPDGRHLLLLRPPGAPSPQLLVAARGPSAELERAWPAGHTSPLDAFFLPWPARPALVLVWESGLTEVWGAGVGPGWRLLRSTELCPGGGARVVAVAASRGRLVWCEERQDGAEGWQGPPAAFSHCVCFRTLEPSGEAGTNLGRTHILLHHCPSFGLLASRKDLFLVPTATTWPGVSHILLIWSPGKGKVVVAAPCLGLSHSQSLNPGRGDTWDFRTLLRGLPGLLSPMKPLTVHTWAPTPQGLLLLDFRGTVSLVQSHGGTRAVGTLQEAPAGLAGSAALGTFHGTLACVLGSTLELLDMGSGQLLERKVLSTDRVHLLAPPAPGMEDEEELEIRGGLRLLSALGLFRVGWEAPQGLEVPSAEDLVFEEACEYYQRRSLRGTQLTPEELRHNSTFRAPQALASILQGHVSPSTLLTTLRAELRDYRALDQLKAHLVAGDDEEAGWTELAEHEVARLLRTELVGDQLAQLNTVFQALPTAAWGAILRALQLQPDGNGRLRSHAPPDVWKKVLGGSSAAKEPPNGILPVFELLCQCLCRLEPQWLPPFVELAQQQGGPGWGAGAPGLPLYRRALAVLGEEGTRSEALELELLLGSGRPKAVLQAVRQLVQKEQWERALEAGLALGPSSPLLRSEIFKLLLAEFARHRRLDAHLPLLCRLCPPDLAPAELLLLLRTHLPDDSDPLTPFPEPGTEPPLTVGLLKTLLEQTGAQGRPSGPILSLYEDILWDPGTPPPTPPRGPMTTLQASDHSGLEAWAPSGQGLCVTDTG